A single Sphingopyxis chilensis DNA region contains:
- a CDS encoding fumarylacetoacetate hydrolase family protein — MSISPPPSWVPGSQTSGFSLACLPYGVGAPDGGDPRLLVAIGDHALDLAALAEAGLLGPGIPASGPWRAASLLPLIEAGADIHRTLRARLRQILAEGAAERTLIEPHLHPLGSLDMSVPLSPPDFADFYASYHHAIRSAAAMRREPVEDAPSNWKAMPLGYHARSGTVTGPNADIRRPNGQYRSAGTVVTGASRALDFELEIGIILSRASALGERVAAEAFEQHAFGLTLLNDWSARDLQRWESVPLGPFAAKSFATQIGPWVIPIEALLPYGHKTETQATAADYLRHEGKWTFDIELEVHLQSAEMRRRGIAPVRITKSNLAHMYWDPAQLLAHLTVNGASTRAGDLIGTGTISGPEPSSAACLLELTEAGQPHIALPDGTQRGWLEDGDEVTLSGGVRRDGTAILSFGQLSGRVAAAHPFPLPIVPILPRG; from the coding sequence GTGAGTATTTCGCCTCCGCCCTCATGGGTTCCCGGATCGCAGACGAGCGGCTTCTCGCTCGCCTGCCTGCCGTACGGCGTCGGCGCGCCGGACGGAGGCGATCCGCGCCTGCTCGTGGCCATCGGCGACCATGCGCTCGATCTTGCAGCGCTCGCGGAGGCTGGTCTCCTCGGACCAGGCATTCCGGCAAGCGGGCCGTGGCGGGCGGCCAGCCTTTTGCCCCTGATCGAGGCGGGAGCGGATATTCACCGCACGCTTCGCGCGCGCCTCCGGCAGATCTTGGCCGAGGGCGCCGCGGAACGCACGCTTATCGAGCCGCATCTCCACCCGCTCGGCTCGCTCGATATGTCCGTTCCGCTATCGCCGCCCGATTTCGCCGACTTTTATGCAAGCTATCATCACGCGATACGCTCGGCGGCGGCGATGCGGAGAGAGCCGGTCGAGGATGCCCCCTCCAACTGGAAGGCGATGCCGCTCGGCTATCATGCGCGGTCGGGGACCGTCACCGGCCCCAATGCGGACATTCGCCGGCCGAACGGCCAGTATCGCAGCGCCGGCACTGTCGTGACGGGCGCGAGCCGCGCGCTCGATTTCGAACTCGAGATCGGCATCATCCTTAGCCGCGCTTCAGCGCTCGGCGAGCGCGTTGCGGCCGAAGCGTTCGAGCAGCATGCCTTCGGGCTGACGCTCCTTAACGACTGGAGCGCGCGCGATCTCCAGCGTTGGGAGAGCGTGCCGCTCGGTCCCTTCGCCGCCAAATCCTTCGCGACGCAAATCGGTCCGTGGGTTATCCCGATCGAGGCGTTGCTGCCCTACGGCCATAAGACCGAGACGCAGGCCACGGCCGCCGACTATCTTCGGCACGAGGGGAAGTGGACCTTCGACATCGAGCTCGAGGTCCATCTCCAATCGGCCGAGATGCGGCGGCGCGGCATCGCTCCTGTCCGGATAACAAAAAGCAACCTCGCGCATATGTATTGGGACCCGGCGCAGCTCCTTGCGCATCTTACCGTCAACGGTGCCAGCACGCGCGCCGGCGACCTCATCGGAACCGGCACGATATCGGGCCCCGAACCAAGCAGCGCGGCCTGTCTGCTCGAACTCACCGAAGCGGGCCAGCCGCATATCGCCCTTCCCGACGGCACGCAGCGCGGATGGCTCGAGGATGGCGACGAAGTGACGCTGAGCGGCGGCGTTCGACGGGATGGCACCGCGATCCTGTCCTTTGGACAGCTTTCTGGACGCGTCGCCGCCGCGCACCCCTTTCCTTTGCCGATCGTACCGATACTTCCACGCGGATAG
- a CDS encoding tautomerase family protein, producing MPLWKIYHPVDAFTADDKKGIAQALTGIYGRVMPKFYVGVVFQEVTEDNFYIGGEPHPRFIRIWVDHIARTFQSDEMRVNFFTYVNKLLAPFIADRGFDWELHVDETPFDLWTIQGYFPPREGTEDEKRWMAENKASARTHD from the coding sequence ATGCCGCTTTGGAAAATCTATCACCCGGTCGATGCCTTCACCGCAGACGACAAGAAGGGCATCGCGCAGGCGCTGACCGGCATCTATGGCCGGGTCATGCCGAAATTCTACGTCGGCGTCGTGTTCCAGGAAGTGACCGAGGACAATTTCTATATCGGCGGCGAACCGCACCCGCGCTTCATTCGCATCTGGGTCGATCATATCGCGCGAACCTTCCAGTCGGACGAGATGCGGGTGAACTTCTTCACCTATGTGAACAAGCTCCTCGCGCCCTTCATCGCCGACCGCGGGTTCGACTGGGAATTGCATGTCGACGAGACGCCGTTCGATCTCTGGACGATCCAGGGCTATTTCCCGCCGCGCGAAGGCACCGAGGACGAGAAGCGCTGGATGGCGGAGAACAAGGCGTCGGCGCGCACGCACGACTGA
- a CDS encoding IclR family transcriptional regulator domain-containing protein, whose translation MLSLARGLEVLRAFERHPSLSVAEAARISGLNRPSASRCLHTLVKLGYAREAGGRYMLTPGLLPLACGFLSSSPLASASQAVANALRDRLQETVSVATLDPADMGRIIYIARAERNQIIAAPLMVGSTLPSHCTSMGRVLLAAADEPGRAAWLAAAALDRRTERTLVDKPALGAELACVAEQRWSLVEEELELGLRSLAVPVRDRSGATVAALNVATFSAAHSAEYLIDRYLPDLRAAAGQLERAI comes from the coding sequence ATGCTTTCGCTCGCGCGGGGCCTCGAAGTGCTGCGCGCCTTCGAACGCCACCCCTCGCTCTCGGTGGCCGAAGCGGCGCGTATCAGCGGACTCAACCGGCCGAGCGCGAGCCGCTGCCTCCATACGCTGGTCAAGCTCGGATATGCGCGCGAGGCAGGCGGGCGCTATATGCTGACGCCGGGCCTCCTGCCGCTCGCTTGCGGTTTCCTCTCCTCCTCGCCGCTCGCGAGCGCGAGCCAGGCCGTCGCCAATGCGCTACGCGACCGCTTGCAGGAAACCGTCTCGGTCGCGACGCTCGATCCCGCGGACATGGGGCGGATCATCTATATCGCGCGAGCCGAACGGAATCAGATCATCGCCGCGCCGCTGATGGTCGGAAGCACGCTTCCGAGCCATTGCACCTCGATGGGGCGGGTGCTGCTCGCCGCGGCGGACGAGCCCGGGCGTGCGGCATGGCTCGCCGCCGCCGCACTGGATCGGCGTACCGAGCGCACGCTCGTCGACAAGCCGGCGCTCGGCGCCGAACTCGCCTGCGTCGCCGAGCAGCGCTGGAGCCTCGTCGAGGAAGAACTCGAGCTTGGCCTTCGCTCGCTTGCGGTGCCGGTGCGCGATCGCAGCGGCGCGACCGTCGCCGCGCTCAATGTCGCGACCTTCTCGGCCGCGCACAGCGCCGAATATCTCATCGACCGGTATCTGCCCGATTTGCGCGCGGCCGCGGGCCAGCTCGAACGGGCGATCTGA
- a CDS encoding NAD-dependent succinate-semialdehyde dehydrogenase, translated as MIYQTVNPATGEALKTFPTLSDAELDAAVSAAHGAYAGWRQTPVAERAAILARAAAKLRAEAPHYASLLTLEMGKVAGGAHGEVALAAAILDYYAQHGEAFMTPASVPGAPGAKVLTLPLGILLAVEPWNFPYYQVARVVGPQLMVGNVVMLKHAENVPQCALAFAELLESAGAPPGVFTNIFASHDQIARLIDDPRVVGVTVTGSERAGAAVAERAGRNLKKTVMELGGSDPFIVLPDAPLEAAVDAALLGRLFNTGQSCISAKRIIVVGKERGAAFLELFTRKASTLQPGDPNEMTTRLGPLSSERALEGLLEQIAAAREGGAKVVLGGERYDRPGFYLQPTVLTDIAPDNPVYRQELFGPVASFFVVEDEEAAIALANDTPYGLGAAIFTDDIAHGEALAERIESGMVFINQASWTAPHLPFGGVKGSGFGRELAELGFGEFVNRKLVHAVPSGSPPFGPVPVKKAD; from the coding sequence ATGATCTATCAGACCGTGAACCCCGCAACCGGCGAGGCGCTCAAGACTTTCCCGACCCTGTCCGATGCCGAACTCGATGCGGCCGTCTCCGCCGCGCACGGCGCTTATGCCGGCTGGCGGCAGACGCCTGTCGCCGAGCGCGCCGCGATCCTCGCGCGCGCGGCCGCGAAGCTGCGCGCGGAGGCGCCGCACTATGCGAGCCTCCTCACCCTCGAAATGGGCAAGGTCGCCGGCGGCGCGCATGGCGAGGTCGCGCTCGCCGCGGCGATCCTCGATTATTATGCGCAGCACGGCGAAGCCTTCATGACGCCCGCGTCCGTTCCCGGCGCTCCCGGCGCGAAGGTGCTGACGCTGCCGCTTGGCATATTGCTCGCGGTCGAGCCCTGGAACTTTCCCTATTATCAGGTCGCCCGCGTCGTCGGCCCGCAGCTCATGGTCGGCAATGTCGTGATGCTGAAGCACGCCGAGAACGTTCCGCAATGCGCGCTCGCTTTTGCCGAGCTCCTCGAAAGCGCAGGCGCGCCACCCGGAGTCTTCACCAATATTTTCGCCTCGCACGACCAGATCGCCCGGCTCATCGACGATCCGCGCGTCGTCGGGGTCACCGTTACCGGAAGCGAGCGCGCGGGCGCGGCGGTCGCCGAACGCGCGGGCCGCAATCTCAAGAAAACGGTCATGGAACTGGGAGGCAGCGATCCCTTCATCGTGCTGCCCGACGCGCCGCTCGAGGCGGCGGTCGATGCGGCGCTGCTTGGCCGCCTGTTCAACACCGGGCAAAGCTGCATTTCGGCGAAGCGGATCATCGTCGTCGGCAAGGAGCGGGGCGCGGCCTTCCTTGAGCTCTTCACGCGCAAGGCGAGCACGCTCCAGCCCGGCGATCCCAATGAGATGACGACGCGCCTCGGGCCGCTTTCGTCCGAGCGCGCGCTCGAAGGTCTCCTGGAACAGATCGCCGCCGCGCGCGAGGGAGGAGCCAAGGTCGTGCTTGGCGGGGAACGTTACGATCGCCCCGGCTTCTATCTCCAGCCGACCGTTCTGACCGATATCGCGCCCGACAATCCCGTCTACCGCCAGGAACTGTTCGGTCCGGTCGCCTCCTTCTTCGTCGTCGAGGACGAAGAGGCGGCGATCGCTCTTGCGAACGATACGCCCTACGGGCTCGGCGCCGCCATCTTTACCGACGATATCGCGCATGGCGAGGCGCTCGCCGAAAGGATCGAAAGCGGCATGGTCTTCATCAATCAGGCCTCCTGGACGGCGCCGCATCTGCCCTTCGGCGGCGTCAAGGGATCGGGCTTCGGGCGCGAGCTTGCGGAACTCGGTTTCGGCGAGTTCGTGAACCGCAAGCTCGTCCATGCCGTCCCCTCGGGCTCACCGCCCTTTGGTCCGGTGCCGGTGAAAAAAGCGGATTGA
- a CDS encoding CoA transferase subunit A — protein sequence MTKRKIFPDAEAALAGVLFDGMTIMSGGFGLSGNPEHLIAGLLASGVKDLTIISNNCGADGFGLWTLLNNGQIRKMVSSYIGENKLFAELYLSEKLELELNPQGTLAERIRAGGAGIPAFYTKTGVGTVVAEGKPHEEFDGALYVRETWLRADLSIVKAWKADPEGNLVFRKTARNFNPNMATAGRVTIAEVEEIVPAGSLDPDQVHTPGIYVNRIIEGPAYDKKIEFRTTRTREEEPA from the coding sequence ATGACCAAGCGCAAGATATTTCCGGATGCCGAGGCGGCGCTCGCCGGCGTCCTTTTCGACGGCATGACGATCATGTCGGGCGGCTTCGGCCTTTCGGGCAATCCCGAGCATCTGATCGCCGGCCTGCTCGCAAGCGGCGTCAAGGATCTCACGATCATCTCGAACAATTGCGGCGCCGATGGCTTCGGTCTCTGGACGCTTCTCAACAACGGCCAAATCCGTAAGATGGTCTCGTCCTACATCGGCGAGAACAAGCTTTTCGCCGAACTCTATCTTTCGGAAAAGCTCGAGCTCGAACTCAATCCGCAGGGCACGCTCGCCGAACGCATTCGCGCGGGCGGCGCCGGCATTCCCGCCTTCTACACCAAGACCGGGGTCGGGACGGTGGTCGCCGAGGGCAAGCCGCATGAGGAGTTCGACGGCGCGCTCTATGTGCGCGAGACCTGGCTGCGAGCCGATCTTTCGATCGTCAAGGCGTGGAAAGCCGATCCCGAGGGCAATCTGGTCTTCCGCAAGACAGCGCGCAACTTCAACCCCAATATGGCGACCGCGGGCCGGGTTACGATCGCCGAGGTCGAGGAGATCGTTCCCGCCGGCAGCCTCGATCCCGACCAGGTCCACACGCCAGGCATTTATGTGAACCGGATCATCGAGGGCCCCGCCTACGACAAGAAGATCGAGTTCAGGACCACCCGAACGCGCGAAGAGGAGCCCGCCTGA
- a CDS encoding alpha/beta fold hydrolase produces the protein MPHVNAPTQYVEANGVRYAYRRFGAESGVPLVFFQHFRGGMDHWDPAVTDGLGAGRPIILFDNAGVAGSSGATPPSFDDMAQRAGDFLDALDLAQVDLLGFSMGGFVAQSVALQFPERVRKLVLVGTGPRGGVPSQDPEMPVHARSTDEKTGDSPLEAFLYLFFSPSDAGRKAGEQFWERRHRRTENKDVPAGMQAIGAQLAAMQAWLGARDDSFAELKRIGQPTLVVNGSNDVMIPTINSYTLAQHIPNAQLILYPDSGHGAHFQYPDLFVKHAALFLDA, from the coding sequence ATGCCCCATGTGAATGCGCCGACCCAATATGTCGAAGCGAACGGCGTTCGCTATGCTTATCGCCGTTTCGGCGCGGAGAGCGGCGTTCCGCTTGTTTTCTTCCAGCATTTTCGCGGCGGCATGGACCATTGGGATCCCGCGGTTACCGACGGGCTCGGCGCCGGCCGTCCGATCATTCTCTTCGACAACGCGGGCGTTGCCGGCTCAAGCGGCGCGACGCCGCCGAGCTTCGACGATATGGCGCAGCGCGCGGGCGATTTCCTCGACGCGCTCGATCTCGCCCAGGTCGACCTGCTCGGTTTCTCGATGGGCGGGTTCGTCGCCCAGTCGGTCGCGCTCCAATTTCCCGAGCGCGTGCGCAAGCTCGTCCTGGTCGGAACAGGACCGCGTGGCGGGGTGCCGTCGCAGGACCCCGAGATGCCGGTTCATGCGCGCTCGACCGACGAAAAGACCGGCGACAGTCCGCTCGAGGCCTTTCTCTATCTCTTCTTCTCGCCTTCGGATGCCGGGCGCAAGGCCGGCGAGCAATTCTGGGAGCGGCGGCATCGCCGCACCGAGAACAAGGACGTCCCTGCCGGGATGCAGGCAATCGGTGCGCAACTCGCCGCGATGCAAGCCTGGCTTGGCGCGCGCGACGACAGCTTCGCCGAGCTGAAGCGGATCGGCCAGCCGACGCTGGTCGTGAACGGCAGCAACGATGTGATGATCCCGACGATCAACTCGTACACGCTCGCGCAGCATATCCCGAACGCGCAGCTCATCCTCTATCCGGACTCGGGGCACGGCGCCCATTTTCAGTACCCCGATCTTTTCGTGAAGCACGCGGCGCTGTTCCTCGACGCATAA
- a CDS encoding TetR/AcrR family transcriptional regulator: MTLASQGQSAAQAKTAWQATRSRGAGPRDLVDGAAPLNGPNPHARKKAPETVRRALLDGAAAIAASRGLAAMSVQTVADSAKVTKGGLFHHFPNKQALVEGLLADQFEKLDAVLDDIIAADPLPYGRFTRAYVTLIFDHPRAGSWATMAGMMIADPAIRARWATWIAERLTRHADTDSGIEFELTRLAADGAWHRHLVDGGLGPQLSAIRRRLIEATQPAGTRS, translated from the coding sequence GTGACGCTTGCCTCGCAAGGCCAAAGCGCTGCGCAGGCCAAGACCGCTTGGCAGGCGACACGTTCCCGGGGCGCCGGTCCGCGCGATCTTGTCGACGGCGCAGCGCCGCTGAACGGCCCCAATCCGCATGCGCGCAAGAAAGCGCCCGAGACGGTGCGGCGCGCGCTACTCGATGGCGCCGCAGCAATCGCGGCCTCGCGCGGTCTTGCCGCGATGAGCGTACAAACGGTTGCCGATAGCGCGAAGGTGACCAAGGGCGGCCTGTTCCACCATTTCCCGAACAAGCAGGCGCTCGTCGAGGGCTTACTGGCCGATCAGTTCGAGAAGCTCGACGCGGTGCTCGACGATATCATCGCGGCCGATCCGCTGCCATATGGCCGGTTTACGCGCGCCTATGTAACATTGATATTCGATCACCCGCGCGCGGGGTCCTGGGCAACGATGGCCGGGATGATGATTGCCGATCCGGCAATACGCGCCCGCTGGGCGACATGGATTGCCGAGCGCCTGACCCGGCACGCCGACACCGACAGTGGTATCGAGTTCGAACTGACAAGGCTTGCCGCGGACGGCGCCTGGCATCGCCATCTGGTAGATGGCGGGCTCGGTCCGCAGCTCTCCGCCATCCGTCGACGGCTGATCGAGGCGACGCAGCCCGCCGGGACAAGAAGCTGA
- a CDS encoding CaiB/BaiF CoA transferase family protein, with protein MAGPLTGIKVVDFSRVLAGPLCARTLLDLGASVVKVEPPRPDVTRFAMPSANGMSGYYAQQNAGKRNVSIDLNAPGARDLALRLCDEADIVVENFRAGALASFGLDYEAVAARNPRIIYASITGYGQGGPWRSRMAYAPTVQAEAGFTANSLRHYGEALTAQRTDSLSHADVYSGLQAVIAILAALHRRAESGAGEYIDVAMAATLMAVNERAHVDLGDIDLGAEPAVLGATDCPFFTGPGGERFTVATSLVGSLTFRSYLAAMRRADLAKDPRFATAAARRQNLDELHAIVQTWISTFPDMAALDAQFDEAKIAMGEIRSLRELGESEWADYWGAVQEVPDRRGGSFRLPGRPWKFASESLDPLGSPAFQGEHNAEVFGELGLSREDIAAAHAAGALVGGPSAEAKA; from the coding sequence ATGGCGGGCCCCCTCACCGGCATCAAGGTCGTCGACTTCTCGCGCGTGCTCGCGGGGCCGCTCTGCGCGCGGACATTGCTCGATCTTGGCGCGAGCGTGGTGAAGGTCGAGCCGCCGCGTCCCGACGTCACGCGCTTCGCCATGCCGTCGGCGAACGGCATGTCAGGCTATTATGCCCAGCAAAATGCAGGCAAGCGCAATGTCAGCATTGATCTCAATGCTCCGGGCGCCCGCGACCTCGCGTTGCGCCTTTGCGACGAGGCCGACATCGTCGTCGAGAATTTCCGCGCCGGTGCGCTCGCCTCGTTCGGCCTCGACTATGAAGCGGTCGCGGCGCGCAATCCCAGGATCATCTATGCCTCGATCACCGGCTATGGCCAGGGCGGACCCTGGCGGTCGCGCATGGCCTACGCGCCCACGGTGCAGGCCGAAGCGGGGTTCACTGCGAACAGCCTCCGTCACTATGGCGAGGCGCTGACCGCGCAGCGCACCGACAGCCTCTCGCACGCCGACGTCTATTCGGGGCTCCAGGCGGTGATCGCGATCCTCGCCGCGCTCCATCGCCGCGCCGAGAGCGGCGCGGGCGAATATATCGATGTCGCGATGGCGGCGACGCTGATGGCTGTGAACGAGCGCGCGCATGTCGATCTTGGCGATATCGATCTCGGCGCCGAGCCCGCCGTGCTCGGCGCCACCGATTGCCCCTTTTTCACCGGCCCCGGCGGCGAACGCTTCACCGTGGCGACCAGCCTCGTCGGCAGCCTCACCTTCCGCTCCTACCTCGCCGCGATGCGCCGCGCCGATCTTGCAAAAGATCCGCGCTTCGCCACCGCCGCCGCGCGCCGGCAGAATCTCGATGAATTGCATGCGATCGTCCAGACATGGATCTCGACCTTTCCCGACATGGCGGCGCTCGACGCGCAGTTCGACGAGGCAAAGATCGCGATGGGCGAGATCCGCAGCTTGCGCGAGCTGGGAGAGAGCGAGTGGGCCGATTACTGGGGCGCGGTGCAGGAAGTCCCCGACCGCCGCGGCGGCAGCTTCCGCCTTCCCGGCCGCCCCTGGAAATTCGCGTCCGAAAGCCTCGACCCGCTCGGTTCGCCCGCCTTTCAGGGCGAGCATAATGCCGAAGTGTTTGGCGAACTCGGCCTCAGCCGCGAAGACATAGCGGCGGCGCACGCCGCAGGCGCGCTCGTCGGTGGCCCCAGCGCGGAGGCGAAGGCGTGA
- a CDS encoding enoyl-CoA hydratase/isomerase family protein, producing the protein MAKPETAAAGRKPAEKQGEEAPLVERDVRGALTVLTMQYRPYNLVGPKLMRVLLAELAAAQEAGSRAIVLRSGLRHFSAGADLDLFDARAERQQRPEKPAGDAPRHSPTVEFLRAFELLPIPIIASVHGVCLGGGFELALACDYIIAAQSAKIGSVEATLGLHPLMGGVQRQVQRAGMARAKEMSMLARRYDPATLERWGLINLVVPDETLEEATLAVAEEFANGPTLAHAATKQLAYIAANEGVLAADDAMEELQKPIWTSDDLKTGLASFRKNGPGLARFEGR; encoded by the coding sequence ATGGCAAAGCCCGAGACCGCAGCAGCCGGGCGCAAGCCCGCGGAAAAGCAGGGCGAGGAGGCCCCGCTCGTCGAGCGCGACGTCCGCGGCGCGCTGACCGTGCTGACCATGCAGTATCGGCCCTATAATCTCGTCGGACCCAAGCTGATGCGCGTGCTGCTTGCCGAACTCGCCGCGGCGCAGGAGGCGGGCAGCCGGGCAATCGTGCTGCGCAGCGGTCTTCGCCACTTTTCCGCGGGCGCCGACCTCGACCTCTTCGATGCGCGGGCCGAGAGGCAGCAGCGCCCCGAAAAGCCCGCAGGCGACGCCCCGCGCCATTCGCCGACGGTCGAGTTTCTGCGCGCGTTCGAACTGCTCCCGATCCCGATCATCGCAAGCGTTCATGGCGTCTGTCTTGGCGGCGGCTTCGAGCTCGCGCTCGCGTGCGACTATATCATCGCCGCCCAGTCGGCGAAGATCGGCTCGGTCGAGGCGACGCTCGGCCTCCACCCGCTGATGGGCGGGGTCCAGCGCCAGGTCCAGCGCGCGGGCATGGCGCGCGCGAAGGAGATGTCGATGCTCGCACGCCGCTACGATCCCGCGACGCTCGAGCGCTGGGGGCTCATCAACCTCGTCGTCCCCGACGAGACGCTCGAGGAGGCCACGCTTGCCGTCGCCGAGGAATTTGCGAACGGCCCGACCCTTGCGCATGCCGCGACCAAGCAGCTTGCCTATATCGCCGCGAACGAGGGCGTGCTCGCCGCCGACGATGCGATGGAGGAATTGCAAAAGCCCATCTGGACCTCGGACGATCTGAAGACAGGGCTCGCCTCGTTCCGCAAGAACGGCCCCGGCCTCGCCCGGTTCGAGGGGCGCTGA
- a CDS encoding NADP-dependent oxidoreductase: MTKIKSERVILAARPNGAPRPNNFGIEDVDLPEIEDGEVLLATRYLSLDPYMRGRMDDRKSYSAPTAVGGVMEGETVARVIASRHPDFAVGDHVAAYLGWVSHAISNGTGLVKLDERFAPPSTALGVLGMPGLTAYAGLLEIGKPKEGETVVVAAGAGPVGSLVGQIAKIKGCRVVGIAGGAEKCAYLVDELGFDAAIDHRSPRFADELATACPDGVDVYFELVGGAVWQAVLPLLNEFARVPVCGLVAQYNGLAAAEKPHFLAATLGTILTRSVTMRGFIVREFWHQRSQFLEEVGGWIADGRVKFREDVTQGLANAPEAFIGMLEGRNFGKAIVEVGAPVA; this comes from the coding sequence GTGACGAAAATCAAAAGCGAACGGGTAATTCTGGCTGCACGCCCGAACGGGGCACCGCGCCCGAACAATTTCGGCATCGAAGACGTCGATTTGCCCGAAATCGAGGATGGCGAAGTCCTGCTCGCGACCCGCTATCTGTCGCTCGACCCCTATATGCGCGGCCGTATGGACGACCGTAAATCCTATTCGGCCCCGACCGCGGTCGGCGGCGTGATGGAGGGCGAGACGGTCGCGCGCGTCATCGCCTCGCGCCACCCGGACTTTGCGGTGGGTGACCATGTCGCGGCCTATCTCGGCTGGGTTTCGCACGCGATCTCGAACGGGACCGGCCTCGTGAAGCTCGACGAGCGCTTCGCGCCGCCGAGCACCGCGCTCGGCGTCCTCGGCATGCCCGGGCTTACCGCCTATGCCGGCCTGCTCGAGATCGGCAAGCCGAAGGAAGGCGAGACCGTCGTCGTGGCGGCCGGGGCCGGCCCCGTCGGCTCGCTCGTCGGCCAGATCGCGAAGATCAAGGGCTGCCGGGTCGTGGGGATTGCCGGCGGCGCGGAGAAATGCGCCTATCTCGTCGACGAGCTTGGCTTCGATGCTGCGATCGATCATCGCTCGCCGCGCTTCGCCGACGAGCTTGCTACCGCCTGCCCCGATGGCGTCGACGTCTATTTCGAACTGGTCGGCGGCGCGGTATGGCAGGCCGTGCTCCCGCTCCTCAACGAGTTCGCGCGCGTTCCGGTTTGCGGACTCGTCGCGCAATATAATGGGCTGGCCGCGGCGGAGAAGCCGCATTTCCTCGCCGCGACGCTCGGCACCATTTTGACCCGCAGCGTGACAATGCGCGGGTTCATCGTCCGCGAATTCTGGCATCAGCGCTCCCAATTTCTCGAAGAGGTCGGCGGCTGGATCGCCGACGGGCGCGTCAAGTTCAGGGAGGATGTCACCCAGGGTCTTGCCAATGCGCCCGAGGCGTTTATCGGCATGCTCGAAGGCCGCAATTTCGGCAAAGCGATTGTCGAGGTGGGCGCGCCCGTCGCGTGA
- a CDS encoding 3-oxoacid CoA-transferase subunit B, with the protein MPWTREDMAARAALELQDGFYVNLGIGIPTLVANFVPSDIEVVLQSENGMLGIGPFPYDDEVDPDLVNAGKQTITALPTSSFFSSADSFAMIRGGHIDLAILGAMEVAGNGDLANWTVPGKMIKGMGGAMDLVAGVKRVVVVMNHADKAGNPKIVEQCSLPLTGTAVVDAIVSDYGRFILDRGERCLRVQELAAGIDLEMVRAQTGIAVAAD; encoded by the coding sequence ATGCCCTGGACCCGTGAAGACATGGCAGCGCGTGCGGCGCTCGAACTCCAGGACGGCTTCTACGTCAATCTTGGAATCGGCATCCCGACTCTCGTCGCGAATTTCGTGCCGTCGGACATCGAGGTCGTCCTCCAGTCGGAAAACGGCATGCTCGGCATCGGCCCCTTTCCTTATGATGATGAGGTCGATCCCGATCTCGTCAACGCCGGCAAGCAGACGATCACCGCACTTCCGACGTCGAGCTTCTTCTCGTCGGCTGACAGTTTCGCGATGATCCGCGGCGGTCATATCGATCTTGCGATCCTCGGCGCGATGGAGGTCGCGGGCAACGGCGATCTCGCGAACTGGACCGTGCCGGGCAAGATGATCAAAGGCATGGGCGGCGCGATGGACCTTGTCGCGGGCGTCAAGCGCGTCGTCGTGGTGATGAACCACGCCGACAAGGCGGGCAATCCCAAGATCGTCGAGCAGTGCAGCCTGCCGCTTACCGGCACCGCCGTGGTCGATGCGATCGTCTCCGATTATGGCCGCTTCATCCTCGATCGCGGCGAGCGCTGCCTTCGCGTGCAGGAACTCGCCGCCGGCATCGATCTCGAAATGGTGCGCGCGCAAACGGGGATAGCGGTCGCGGCGGACTGA